A single Aminobacterium mobile DSM 12262 DNA region contains:
- a CDS encoding lipid-A-disaccharide synthase-related protein — MKVLRSYLDWARGDRRVSPWSLLIPFAGISHSLVAARNYAFDHGLLASYEPSIPVVSVGNITLGGTNKTPFVEMLSRHFLGMGIRVGIVSRGYGGRTNDEPVIVQGFSANRDIVGDEPLLLASRLSNVPVAVSRDRLKDVEALKKHNVELIVADDAFQHRRLGRDVDIVLVDACCPFGNGRLIPAGILREPPKALKRAHIVVITKADQVSSEELRAVREKLLKYVPASRLFTSRLELKTWSFWQGSWKDISGFEARDLPIVAFSAIGSPASFRRTLEQAGLNVLKELRFKDHHRFDERDMNRLGSLRKELGAAYLVCTEKDVYNLPEWDGDCPLLVPIISTVIDEEPRFWRIIAQTLQPRLVVASNGYGEDAMGALLAEKIRNRFPGALISSFPIVGKGEQYRNAGFIVDSSPSESPSGGVIKYHLSDLWRDLRSGLVRHIFSQFKAWRRLRGTVRTPLCVGDVYLLLHTLWGQGQLPLLVATAKTVYLSGHWRLERFLIKHRCRRVWTRDAETAKELSRSRANAVFAGNPIMDLTCDNNSGSFQWPEHKGVKVLLLPGSRQRAYQDMKMLLDAALLLQANTPCSFVAVIAPSLDVRELVQGAPGWKVIQNGAGIERDGIQVFFHFGSLVSVANNAHILIGLGGTANQVCAGLGVPVVSIREKGKLVQKKLLGNSEVLVAPEPKALADAAYAILTDKELRQAMAEEGRRRLGGPGALDNVVNYVAKELGWDLRCRIYEKVFCFGVSHSDGTIED, encoded by the coding sequence ATGAAAGTACTCCGTAGTTATCTTGATTGGGCGCGAGGGGATCGCCGAGTAAGTCCGTGGTCTCTCCTCATCCCCTTTGCTGGCATTTCTCACAGCCTGGTAGCAGCTCGTAACTACGCCTTTGACCACGGTCTTTTGGCGAGCTACGAGCCTTCTATTCCTGTTGTGAGTGTGGGTAATATTACCCTTGGGGGTACCAATAAAACTCCTTTTGTGGAGATGCTCTCTCGCCATTTCTTGGGAATGGGGATCCGGGTGGGTATTGTAAGTCGTGGATATGGAGGGCGAACCAACGATGAACCTGTAATTGTCCAGGGTTTTTCTGCTAATCGAGATATAGTAGGAGATGAACCGCTCCTTTTGGCTTCCCGGCTTTCAAATGTACCAGTAGCTGTTTCTCGAGATCGTCTCAAAGACGTGGAAGCTCTAAAAAAACATAATGTAGAGCTTATTGTGGCAGATGATGCCTTTCAGCACCGTCGGTTGGGCAGGGATGTGGATATTGTTCTGGTGGATGCGTGTTGTCCTTTTGGAAATGGGCGCCTTATTCCTGCCGGTATATTGAGAGAGCCTCCCAAAGCTTTAAAGCGAGCCCATATCGTAGTTATTACCAAAGCAGATCAGGTATCGAGTGAAGAACTTCGCGCTGTGCGAGAAAAACTTTTGAAATATGTCCCGGCTTCTCGTTTGTTTACATCGCGTCTTGAACTTAAAACATGGTCTTTTTGGCAAGGGAGCTGGAAAGATATTTCTGGGTTTGAAGCTCGAGATTTACCCATAGTCGCCTTTTCAGCTATAGGAAGTCCAGCAAGCTTTAGAAGGACCTTGGAGCAAGCAGGGCTTAACGTATTAAAAGAACTTCGCTTTAAAGATCATCATCGTTTTGATGAAAGAGACATGAATAGGTTAGGTTCTCTGCGCAAAGAATTGGGAGCTGCCTACCTCGTGTGCACAGAAAAAGACGTATATAATTTGCCTGAATGGGATGGAGACTGTCCGTTGCTCGTACCTATTATTTCTACAGTGATAGATGAGGAGCCTCGATTTTGGCGTATTATAGCCCAAACGCTGCAACCTCGCCTGGTGGTGGCTTCCAACGGGTATGGGGAGGATGCGATGGGAGCGTTGCTCGCAGAAAAGATCCGCAATCGTTTCCCTGGTGCTCTCATCTCTTCTTTTCCTATAGTAGGGAAGGGCGAGCAATATCGTAATGCTGGTTTTATAGTGGATTCTTCTCCGTCTGAATCTCCTTCTGGCGGTGTCATAAAATATCATCTTTCTGATTTATGGCGAGATCTGCGCTCTGGGTTGGTACGGCATATTTTTTCTCAATTTAAGGCTTGGCGGCGGTTGAGAGGTACTGTTCGGACACCTCTTTGTGTAGGAGATGTCTATCTCCTACTTCACACTTTATGGGGGCAGGGACAGCTTCCCTTGCTTGTTGCCACAGCAAAAACAGTTTACCTTAGTGGACATTGGCGACTTGAGCGTTTTCTCATAAAACATCGATGTAGACGAGTATGGACTCGGGACGCAGAGACAGCTAAAGAGTTATCCCGTTCCCGAGCCAATGCAGTTTTTGCAGGGAATCCAATAATGGATCTTACCTGTGATAATAATAGTGGATCCTTCCAATGGCCAGAACATAAAGGAGTGAAGGTCCTTCTTTTACCTGGAAGCCGGCAACGTGCCTATCAGGATATGAAAATGCTTCTTGACGCAGCGTTGCTCCTTCAGGCAAACACTCCATGTTCTTTTGTGGCCGTTATAGCTCCTTCTTTGGATGTGAGAGAGCTTGTGCAGGGAGCTCCTGGCTGGAAAGTTATTCAAAATGGCGCAGGCATAGAAAGAGATGGAATACAGGTGTTTTTCCATTTCGGCTCCCTTGTTTCAGTGGCTAATAACGCCCATATCCTTATAGGCCTCGGTGGAACCGCTAATCAGGTATGTGCAGGCCTGGGAGTTCCAGTGGTTTCTATTCGAGAGAAGGGGAAACTCGTACAGAAAAAACTATTGGGGAACTCTGAAGTCCTTGTGGCGCCTGAACCGAAAGCTTTGGCAGATGCTGCTTACGCTATCCTTACGGATAAGGAATTACGACAAGCGATGGCGGAAGAGGGGCGTCGGCGTCTCGGTGGCCCTGGTGCCCTTGATAATGTAGTGAACTACGTTGCAAAAGAATTAGGTTGGGATTTGCGTTGCCGAATATATGAAAAAGTGTTTTGCTTTGGCGTTTCCCATTCAGATGGGACGATTGAGGATTAA
- the lpxB gene encoding lipid-A-disaccharide synthase, whose amino-acid sequence MSVFISCGEPSGDHYAALLIGSLRKITSRPIFGMLGKEGQQAGGEALWSIDQLSLMGTSDIISAIPRLLSLKKTMVDYVLQKRPERIVVIDSPDFHIPLIRSLRKKGYKKPIFYIAPPTVWAWRSRRIQSLRRYCTAVFPLLRFEHLFMIRHGVPSVWKGHPFLDEYGADSVTEPSSRTIALLPGSRKGEVKRLLPVLLECAALFKEKGYNPVFSIAPSFSSKYREDLKGKLISWDIFEGKGIELMKKSCLVIGASGTAALEAMMVNRFMVVMYKGSFMSWFIYKMMVKTPWVSLPNIMAGEQVYPELLQKKASSHRVMEEALAYLSDPLVAARKHADLARARSGMGESGAVALWAETILRGEVQ is encoded by the coding sequence TTGTCAGTCTTTATAAGTTGTGGAGAACCGTCAGGGGATCACTATGCAGCCTTATTGATTGGTTCCCTTCGGAAAATAACGTCTCGCCCTATCTTCGGAATGCTGGGGAAAGAAGGACAACAAGCTGGAGGAGAGGCCCTTTGGTCTATAGATCAGTTAAGCCTTATGGGAACATCTGATATTATCTCTGCCATACCACGACTTCTTTCATTGAAAAAGACCATGGTCGATTATGTACTCCAAAAACGACCAGAGAGAATTGTCGTCATAGATAGTCCAGATTTCCACATTCCCCTTATTCGAAGCCTTCGTAAAAAAGGGTACAAGAAACCTATCTTTTACATTGCCCCCCCTACCGTATGGGCTTGGCGCTCGCGACGAATTCAATCGTTGCGTCGATATTGTACAGCTGTATTTCCTCTTCTAAGATTCGAGCATCTCTTTATGATTCGGCATGGTGTCCCTTCTGTATGGAAAGGGCATCCTTTCCTGGATGAATATGGGGCAGATTCTGTCACAGAACCTTCAAGTCGTACCATAGCTCTTTTGCCCGGAAGTCGAAAAGGGGAGGTAAAGAGACTTCTCCCTGTCCTTTTGGAATGTGCTGCTCTTTTTAAAGAAAAAGGGTATAATCCTGTTTTTTCGATTGCTCCTAGTTTCTCCTCAAAGTATCGAGAAGACCTAAAGGGAAAATTGATATCTTGGGATATTTTTGAAGGGAAAGGCATAGAGCTTATGAAAAAAAGTTGTCTTGTTATAGGGGCCAGTGGTACGGCAGCTCTAGAAGCGATGATGGTCAATCGTTTTATGGTGGTTATGTATAAAGGTTCCTTCATGTCGTGGTTTATCTATAAAATGATGGTGAAAACTCCATGGGTATCCTTGCCTAATATTATGGCAGGGGAGCAAGTATATCCCGAACTTTTACAGAAAAAAGCATCCTCCCACCGAGTAATGGAGGAAGCCCTTGCTTATCTTTCTGATCCCCTTGTAGCTGCGAGGAAACATGCAGATCTGGCCAGGGCTCGCTCTGGAATGGGGGAGTCGGGAGCTGTAGCCCTCTGGGCAGAAACAATCCTTCGAGGCGAAGTGCAATGA
- a CDS encoding LpxI family protein translates to MNNIVAIIAGDGALPEAICSKLHREGIPVYLFPLADDVRSLSPYVTEIIPVTSLNLQVLLEKMLIKKVDTVILAGRVPKSLMYNRAALDELLRLSLCNGGTNDDHALLGRIVQTIERSGLRVAGYRSIVPELLAEMDFIAGRQPTEQEKRDIEYGRYILSHTLSLSFGQSVVVCDGSVVAIEAMEGTDAMLKRAGELVRGGSVVKMMRADQDERFDIPVVGPLTLEGMKTAGQTCLALEAGRTLILEKEQFLQLAESANISVVGVESCQSL, encoded by the coding sequence ATGAATAATATTGTTGCAATTATAGCGGGGGATGGGGCCCTCCCAGAGGCCATATGTTCTAAACTTCATCGAGAGGGGATTCCTGTATATCTTTTTCCCCTTGCAGATGATGTTCGCTCGCTGTCGCCGTATGTGACAGAAATTATTCCAGTAACTTCACTTAACCTTCAGGTTCTCTTAGAAAAGATGTTAATAAAAAAGGTGGACACTGTTATTCTTGCAGGCCGAGTTCCTAAAAGCCTTATGTACAATCGAGCAGCTCTTGACGAATTATTGCGTTTATCTCTATGCAATGGCGGCACGAACGATGATCATGCTTTGTTGGGGCGTATTGTGCAAACTATTGAGAGATCAGGACTTCGAGTGGCTGGATACAGGTCTATTGTCCCGGAACTTCTGGCTGAAATGGATTTTATAGCGGGACGCCAACCTACAGAACAAGAAAAAAGAGACATAGAATATGGTCGATATATTCTCTCCCACACGTTATCCCTTTCTTTCGGACAGAGCGTGGTTGTTTGTGACGGTTCGGTTGTAGCGATTGAGGCTATGGAAGGGACAGACGCCATGTTGAAACGAGCCGGAGAACTTGTACGCGGCGGCAGTGTCGTAAAGATGATGCGTGCCGATCAGGATGAACGTTTCGATATCCCAGTGGTGGGTCCTCTTACTCTTGAGGGGATGAAAACTGCGGGCCAGACATGTCTCGCCTTAGAGGCAGGACGCACCCTTATTTTAGAAAAGGAACAATTCCTTCAGCTTGCAGAATCTGCGAATATTTCTGTAGTGGGGGTTGAATCTTGTCAGTCTTTATAA
- a CDS encoding ABC transporter ATP-binding protein, which translates to MKSKKHIYFRLLGYTKPYFGRLLAALGCMVLSSVFTVIPPWLLKNVVDDVLIAKKMMVLNVLSIGLVFLFIGKGIASYGHQYLMNWVGQRIVMDLRVRLYDHMQRMSLRYIYGKRIGELMSRITNDVNVLQNMVTTVIVDLVVQGITFLGMLGFLIYINWRLTLVTFAVLPVTVWILDHASKKLRIVGHNIQEELARLSATVQEALSAIRIVRSFVTEDLESNRFKDQNKANFKALMHGVQVQSALSGIIEVILIAALALILWLGGRDVIYGALTPGELIAFLGYLGFLVQPIRVFTRVVSNMQLGLAASERIFAILDTPCEIHSPKNPVPLGTLKGAVTMDDVWFAYVDEQWVLKGVSLEAKPGERVAIVGSTGGGKSTLMDLIPRFYDPQRGSVSLDGHNVKSLDLVELRKQIGIVPQDPVLMKGSLAFNIAYGFPDATMEDIIRAAHIAGIHDFIQSLPEGYETEVGERGVTLSGGQRQRVAIARAIIRNPRILILDEATSSLDVAVESQVQEAMEKAMEGRTSFVIAHRLSTIRNADTILVLNEGKISESGSHEELLVRGGLYRHLYDLQFGGGETGYESTP; encoded by the coding sequence ATGAAGAGTAAAAAACACATCTATTTTCGTTTGCTAGGTTATACGAAGCCTTATTTTGGGAGACTTTTGGCGGCTCTGGGCTGTATGGTGCTGTCTTCCGTCTTTACAGTGATACCTCCATGGCTTCTGAAAAACGTAGTAGATGATGTGCTTATCGCTAAAAAAATGATGGTCTTGAATGTGCTTTCCATAGGGCTCGTATTCCTCTTTATTGGCAAGGGGATAGCCTCTTATGGCCACCAGTACCTCATGAATTGGGTGGGGCAGCGTATTGTTATGGATTTGCGTGTGCGTCTTTATGATCATATGCAGAGAATGTCTTTACGATATATATATGGGAAACGCATTGGAGAACTTATGTCGCGTATTACCAACGATGTGAATGTACTCCAGAATATGGTGACGACTGTAATAGTAGACTTGGTAGTGCAAGGTATTACTTTTTTAGGAATGTTAGGGTTCCTTATTTATATTAACTGGCGTCTTACACTGGTTACCTTCGCTGTTCTCCCTGTAACTGTATGGATTCTTGACCATGCCTCTAAAAAACTTCGTATTGTGGGGCATAATATCCAGGAGGAACTGGCCCGGCTCTCTGCCACTGTACAGGAGGCTTTATCTGCCATTCGCATCGTCAGGTCTTTTGTAACAGAAGATTTGGAATCCAATAGATTTAAAGATCAAAACAAGGCTAATTTTAAAGCATTAATGCATGGAGTTCAGGTGCAATCTGCTCTTTCAGGTATTATTGAAGTTATACTTATTGCCGCTCTAGCCTTGATTTTGTGGCTTGGAGGCCGCGATGTAATTTATGGAGCCTTGACCCCTGGCGAGCTTATTGCTTTTTTAGGCTATCTTGGTTTTTTAGTTCAACCTATTCGCGTCTTTACCAGAGTTGTAAGCAATATGCAGCTTGGCCTTGCCGCGTCAGAACGTATATTTGCAATTCTCGACACTCCTTGTGAGATCCATTCGCCCAAAAACCCTGTCCCTCTCGGCACGTTGAAAGGGGCAGTGACAATGGACGATGTTTGGTTTGCATATGTAGACGAACAGTGGGTTTTGAAAGGAGTGTCTCTTGAGGCTAAACCTGGGGAACGGGTTGCTATTGTAGGTTCTACTGGTGGAGGGAAATCTACTCTTATGGACCTCATTCCTCGATTTTATGATCCTCAGCGAGGATCTGTTTCTCTTGATGGACACAATGTGAAAAGCCTTGATCTCGTAGAGCTTCGGAAACAGATAGGTATTGTTCCTCAGGATCCTGTTTTGATGAAAGGGAGCTTGGCTTTCAATATCGCCTATGGTTTCCCAGATGCCACAATGGAAGATATTATTCGAGCTGCTCATATTGCGGGCATTCATGACTTTATCCAATCTCTCCCTGAAGGGTATGAAACGGAAGTGGGAGAGAGAGGAGTAACCCTTAGCGGTGGACAGCGTCAGCGTGTGGCTATCGCTCGTGCCATTATTCGTAACCCCCGCATTCTCATTCTAGATGAAGCTACTTCTTCTTTGGATGTAGCGGTGGAAAGCCAGGTACAGGAAGCTATGGAAAAGGCAATGGAAGGCAGAACATCTTTTGTGATCGCTCATCGTCTTTCCACTATTCGCAATGCCGATACCATTCTTGTCTTGAATGAGGGGAAAATTTCAGAGAGTGGTTCTCACGAAGAACTGCTTGTAAGAGGTGGATTGTATCGTCATCTCTACGATCTTCAGTTTGGTGGTGGAGAAACAGGTTATGAAAGTACTCCGTAG
- a CDS encoding KpsF/GutQ family sugar-phosphate isomerase, with protein MVCLPRERAGIDLDDACLLQIGRKVLQQEAQELNKAAGRLGSELVKAARLIHDCKGRLVVIGMGKSGLIGRKIAATLASLGTPSFFLHAAEGSHGDLGMVCREDVGLFISNSGCTHEVVALLPFFRRLGAPVVSITGGLSSPLAKNSDIVLDSSVEREADPLNLAPTSSTTLQLAIGDALAGMVTELRGLGEDDFALFHPGGALGRRLLTKIEDVMGAGEKLPVVRNHVKVSDALFEMTSKGYGATIIVNENGKLEGIFTDGDLRRLIARRGVECLTDVVAGAMTRNPITIGPDRLAAEAVRIMEEKEISVIVVVKDDKPIGIVHLHEILKAGVA; from the coding sequence ATGGTGTGTCTTCCTCGTGAGCGAGCCGGTATAGATCTTGACGATGCATGTCTCTTGCAAATCGGGCGTAAGGTACTGCAACAAGAAGCCCAGGAATTAAACAAGGCAGCTGGGCGTCTGGGAAGCGAGCTCGTAAAAGCAGCAAGGCTGATACATGATTGTAAAGGACGTCTCGTTGTTATAGGGATGGGTAAGTCAGGTCTCATTGGGCGGAAAATAGCTGCAACTCTTGCTTCTCTTGGAACCCCTTCCTTCTTTCTCCACGCAGCAGAGGGATCACATGGCGATCTGGGCATGGTTTGCAGAGAAGATGTGGGGCTCTTCATCAGCAATAGTGGCTGTACCCATGAAGTTGTGGCGTTGCTTCCTTTTTTCCGTCGTCTTGGCGCTCCAGTGGTTTCCATCACAGGGGGGCTCTCTTCTCCTTTAGCGAAAAACTCGGATATAGTTCTTGATTCAAGCGTGGAGAGGGAGGCAGACCCTTTGAACTTGGCTCCAACGAGCAGCACCACGTTACAGCTAGCCATTGGAGATGCATTGGCTGGTATGGTTACGGAGCTTCGCGGTCTCGGCGAAGACGATTTCGCCCTCTTCCATCCTGGCGGAGCCTTGGGGCGCCGGCTTCTTACAAAAATAGAGGACGTTATGGGAGCGGGAGAAAAATTACCTGTCGTCAGAAACCACGTAAAAGTAAGTGACGCCCTTTTCGAAATGACGAGCAAGGGGTATGGTGCCACTATTATTGTGAATGAGAATGGAAAATTAGAGGGGATATTTACGGATGGAGACCTCAGACGTCTCATAGCTCGGCGAGGGGTAGAGTGCCTTACAGATGTTGTAGCTGGGGCTATGACGCGAAATCCTATTACTATAGGGCCTGATCGGCTAGCTGCCGAAGCTGTTCGTATTATGGAGGAAAAAGAAATTTCTGTAATAGTTGTGGTTAAGGATGATAAGCCTATAGGGATAGTTCACCTTCATGAAATTTTAAAGGCGGGGGTGGCATAA
- the lpxA gene encoding acyl-ACP--UDP-N-acetylglucosamine O-acyltransferase yields MSVTIHSTALVSPQAEVEDGVVIGPYCIVGDRVHIGRETVLEAYVRILDYVELGAECHVFENAILGREPQDHGFKGEESWVRIGNSVTLRENVTIHRASGEGAVTSVGDGCFIMEGVHLGHNVHIGKGVTIANKAGLAGYVSIDDGTVIGGIAGIHQFVRVGRYCMIGGLSKIVKDVPPFLLVDGHPASVHGINQVGLKRAGFSSHDRMEIKRLYHNLYHSGLPFRSAAENIETENNPNAAEVVAFIRQAKRGISPWPREIRREDDDH; encoded by the coding sequence ATGAGCGTAACTATTCATTCAACAGCTCTTGTGTCTCCTCAGGCTGAAGTGGAAGATGGAGTTGTTATTGGACCTTATTGCATAGTTGGAGATCGTGTTCACATAGGTAGGGAAACAGTTCTCGAAGCATACGTACGTATTTTAGATTACGTTGAACTCGGCGCAGAATGTCATGTTTTTGAAAATGCGATTCTTGGCAGAGAACCCCAGGATCATGGTTTTAAAGGGGAAGAATCGTGGGTGCGCATAGGAAACAGCGTTACATTAAGAGAAAATGTTACAATTCACCGAGCCAGCGGAGAAGGGGCGGTGACGTCGGTGGGGGACGGCTGTTTTATTATGGAAGGTGTTCATTTAGGGCATAATGTGCACATAGGGAAAGGTGTCACCATAGCGAACAAAGCTGGGCTGGCTGGGTATGTTTCTATAGATGATGGAACAGTTATTGGCGGCATAGCAGGCATACATCAGTTTGTTCGGGTTGGACGCTACTGCATGATCGGAGGACTTTCCAAAATTGTCAAGGATGTGCCTCCTTTTCTTCTTGTCGATGGGCATCCTGCCTCTGTGCATGGTATCAATCAAGTAGGATTAAAAAGGGCGGGTTTTTCTTCTCATGATCGAATGGAAATAAAACGTCTTTATCATAATCTGTATCATTCAGGCCTTCCCTTCAGATCTGCTGCGGAAAACATAGAAACAGAAAACAACCCTAACGCCGCAGAAGTTGTTGCTTTTATTCGTCAGGCCAAAAGAGGTATCAGTCCCTGGCCCAGAGAAATAAGGAGAGAAGACGATGACCATTAA
- a CDS encoding LptF/LptG family permease: MALVRRHGRGILDRFILKEMAGPFIFGVMSFTMVFVAGDLLFQIASLIIEKGISLGVVVRLFLYRLPEVIILTLPMACLLSSLLTFGKLSANSELVALKASGIAFQRILRPVIWGAIIVGFAALILNETVVPFSNRAAENLMRYEVMREKPSLLQEQVFLRDESQGELNRVIYIEKLQPRKGTMSNILVQEFEKGKLRRITVGKTGLWKDGKWWLNDGEVYQVGETGKVELLFHFDRQHFELDLSPQQVEQASRKPKEMSATELLVHIRLLKAQGARLAPLWVMFHLKLAVPWASVVLAILGASLGVRSHRTGSGVGFGLSVVIVFVYYVVMSFCKALGETEHMMPFIAAWLPNVLFLLVGSFFARKAND; the protein is encoded by the coding sequence GTGGCTCTGGTGCGTAGACACGGTAGAGGTATTCTCGATCGTTTCATTTTAAAAGAGATGGCAGGGCCTTTTATCTTCGGTGTAATGTCTTTTACCATGGTTTTTGTTGCGGGGGATCTTCTTTTTCAGATCGCCAGTTTGATTATTGAGAAAGGAATCTCTCTCGGTGTCGTGGTTAGACTTTTCCTCTATCGCTTACCAGAGGTTATTATTCTTACCCTTCCCATGGCTTGCTTGCTCTCTTCGTTGTTGACATTCGGCAAGCTTTCGGCGAACAGTGAACTAGTAGCGTTAAAGGCGTCAGGAATTGCTTTCCAGAGGATTTTACGCCCTGTCATTTGGGGGGCGATTATTGTAGGTTTTGCTGCATTGATTTTAAATGAAACTGTCGTTCCTTTTTCAAATCGTGCTGCTGAAAACCTTATGCGCTATGAGGTAATGCGAGAGAAGCCTTCTCTTTTGCAGGAGCAGGTTTTTTTGCGAGACGAGAGCCAGGGAGAGTTGAATCGAGTTATTTACATCGAAAAGCTCCAGCCCCGAAAAGGAACCATGAGTAACATCTTGGTTCAAGAATTTGAAAAGGGCAAACTTCGAAGAATAACTGTAGGAAAAACGGGACTATGGAAAGATGGGAAATGGTGGCTTAATGATGGGGAAGTCTATCAGGTTGGAGAGACGGGCAAAGTTGAGCTTCTTTTTCATTTTGATCGCCAGCATTTTGAATTAGATCTCTCTCCTCAGCAAGTAGAACAGGCGTCACGGAAACCTAAGGAGATGAGCGCCACAGAGCTTTTAGTCCACATCCGACTTCTCAAAGCTCAGGGGGCTAGGCTTGCTCCTCTTTGGGTTATGTTCCATCTTAAATTAGCTGTCCCTTGGGCCAGTGTTGTGTTAGCTATATTAGGCGCCAGCCTTGGAGTTCGTTCTCATCGGACAGGATCTGGAGTCGGATTTGGTTTGAGCGTTGTTATTGTTTTTGTTTATTACGTGGTCATGTCTTTTTGTAAAGCCTTGGGAGAAACAGAGCATATGATGCCTTTTATAGCGGCATGGTTACCGAATGTGCTCTTCCTTCTCGTAGGGAGTTTCTTTGCTCGGAAGGCGAATGATTAA
- the kdsA gene encoding 3-deoxy-8-phosphooctulonate synthase: MIQKVPVGNFTVGGDSLVIIAGPCSLESLELGLEVGTKAKEVCDKLHLNYIFKASFDKANRTSIHSYRGPGMEEGLEQLAEIKRRLGVPILTDIHESWQAEPVAEVADILQIPAFLCRQTDLLVAAAETGHPLHIKKAQFLAPQDMAQVVEKCREANNPHIILCERGTTMGYNQLVVDMRSLVLMRSLGCAVVFDATHSVQMPGGKGSSSGGDRRFALPLARAAAAIGIDGLFIETHPNPAQAKSDGPNMVPLHKLEYFLQQISELWYTVEQGMGKTDIDWAEEA; encoded by the coding sequence ATGATACAAAAAGTACCTGTTGGAAATTTTACGGTCGGGGGCGACTCCCTCGTCATTATTGCCGGACCATGTTCCCTTGAGAGTCTCGAATTAGGGTTGGAAGTAGGGACAAAAGCTAAAGAGGTATGCGATAAACTCCATTTGAATTATATCTTCAAGGCTTCTTTCGATAAGGCCAATCGTACCTCAATCCATAGTTACCGCGGACCTGGTATGGAGGAAGGGCTTGAACAATTGGCTGAGATAAAACGTCGTTTAGGTGTTCCCATTCTCACCGATATTCACGAGTCGTGGCAAGCAGAACCAGTGGCGGAGGTGGCAGATATTTTACAGATTCCAGCCTTTCTTTGCCGTCAGACAGATTTGCTCGTGGCGGCCGCTGAAACGGGGCATCCTCTTCATATAAAAAAAGCTCAGTTCCTTGCTCCCCAGGATATGGCACAAGTAGTGGAGAAGTGTCGTGAAGCGAACAATCCTCACATTATCCTTTGCGAGCGGGGAACAACCATGGGATACAATCAATTAGTAGTGGATATGCGATCCCTTGTACTCATGCGCAGCCTAGGCTGCGCAGTTGTTTTTGACGCGACTCATAGTGTGCAAATGCCTGGGGGGAAAGGTTCTTCCAGTGGTGGTGACCGCCGTTTTGCCCTTCCTTTGGCCAGAGCTGCTGCTGCGATAGGCATAGACGGTCTTTTCATTGAAACTCATCCTAACCCCGCTCAAGCAAAGAGTGATGGTCCGAACATGGTCCCTCTCCATAAGCTGGAGTATTTTTTGCAACAGATTAGCGAACTATGGTATACCGTAGAACAGGGAATGGGAAAAACAGATATAGATTGGGCAGAGGAGGCGTAG
- a CDS encoding KdsC family phosphatase, producing the protein MTIKLLALDVDGTLTDGGVYLDGRGSEFKRFDIQDGMGIARLRKSGVHIAIISGRYSSATEGRARELGIDLIYNGVPNKYETLLAVAKMLDLLPSEIAYAGDDVNDVECITWAGLGCAVANGVEEAKKAADFVTAASGGRGAVREIAEYILRNNKIEETGCGSGA; encoded by the coding sequence ATGACCATTAAGCTTCTTGCTCTGGATGTAGATGGTACGCTTACTGATGGTGGCGTCTATCTCGATGGGCGAGGCAGCGAGTTTAAACGCTTTGATATCCAGGACGGCATGGGAATTGCGAGGTTGCGTAAAAGCGGTGTCCATATAGCTATTATTAGTGGCCGTTATTCTTCTGCTACAGAAGGCCGTGCCCGAGAGCTTGGTATCGATCTCATTTATAACGGAGTCCCCAATAAATATGAAACTCTTCTTGCCGTAGCGAAAATGCTGGATCTTCTCCCCTCAGAAATAGCCTATGCCGGAGATGATGTAAATGATGTTGAATGCATTACCTGGGCAGGTCTAGGCTGTGCTGTGGCTAATGGAGTAGAAGAAGCTAAAAAAGCAGCAGATTTTGTTACCGCTGCATCAGGGGGGCGCGGGGCTGTAAGAGAAATAGCAGAATATATATTAAGAAACAACAAAATAGAGGAAACAGGGTGTGGCTCTGGTGCGTAG